Proteins encoded within one genomic window of Deltaproteobacteria bacterium:
- a CDS encoding ABC transporter substrate-binding protein, whose amino-acid sequence MSHKPKFAALDRRTFLKGVVAAGASLMAPWPKGIVGEVSAAKKRVVYTEQYGGFWEEHFKKNIFSKFTEKTGIEVVTVPGAGSKIARIDQMVKSGKVELDLLATDASDVIKGKRLGLWEKLNETDVPNLKKVIPALREKDDMSAPNISYWMILFYNTKEIKERPDSWEVLWDPKYKGWVTAYNDPGWSNIFPITAATMGITQEKLKKKATLDRVWKKLDRLKSQIKRWWAGGADFQQLAAAGEVWIGEAWNGRIFDSQDKGVPIDAVWPKEGGYLAIDHWTIVRGTPRRQEAMALLNFLLEPENQKMTAENLSYGPTTIGTVDMLDEKTRYRVYGPPGAIDKAIIEDWGWYFERQQYIETRWKEWIAL is encoded by the coding sequence ATGTCTCATAAACCGAAATTCGCAGCTCTCGACCGGCGGACTTTCCTGAAAGGGGTCGTGGCAGCAGGGGCCTCGCTGATGGCCCCCTGGCCCAAGGGAATCGTGGGGGAAGTCTCGGCTGCCAAGAAGAGGGTCGTCTATACCGAGCAGTACGGGGGATTCTGGGAGGAGCACTTCAAGAAAAACATCTTCTCGAAATTCACCGAGAAGACCGGGATAGAGGTGGTCACTGTTCCGGGAGCCGGAAGCAAGATCGCACGGATCGACCAGATGGTCAAGTCCGGTAAGGTTGAACTCGATCTGCTGGCCACAGACGCCTCGGACGTGATCAAGGGCAAGAGACTCGGACTCTGGGAAAAACTCAATGAGACCGACGTGCCCAACCTGAAGAAGGTCATACCGGCCCTGCGGGAGAAGGACGATATGTCGGCTCCCAATATCAGCTACTGGATGATACTCTTTTACAACACCAAGGAGATAAAGGAGAGACCAGACTCCTGGGAGGTGCTCTGGGACCCAAAGTATAAGGGTTGGGTTACGGCTTACAACGATCCCGGCTGGTCCAACATCTTTCCCATTACGGCGGCGACCATGGGGATCACCCAGGAAAAGCTGAAAAAGAAGGCCACCCTCGATAGGGTGTGGAAGAAACTCGACAGGCTCAAGTCCCAGATCAAACGGTGGTGGGCAGGTGGTGCTGATTTCCAGCAGTTGGCCGCGGCAGGAGAGGTCTGGATAGGCGAAGCCTGGAATGGTCGGATCTTCGACTCACAGGACAAGGGCGTCCCCATAGATGCCGTCTGGCCCAAGGAGGGAGGGTACCTGGCCATCGACCACTGGACCATAGTAAGAGGAACACCCCGCAGGCAAGAGGCGATGGCCCTGTTGAATTTTCTCCTCGAGCCGGAAAACCAGAAGATGACCGCCGAAAACCTGTCTTACGGACCCACTACGATCGGCACCGTCGACATGCTGGATGAGAAGACCAGATACCGGGTTTACGGCCCTCCAGGTGCCATCGACAAGGCCATCATCGAGGACTGGGGCTGGTACTTCGAGCGGCAGCAGTATATAGAGACTCGCTGGAAGGAATGGATCGCCCTGTAG
- a CDS encoding ABC transporter ATP-binding protein produces MVVALLEVESLTKQFGPVLALDDVSLAIESGEFVTLLGPSGCGKTTFLRIVAGLEKATRGKIYLDGRCINDLPPNYHEMGLVVQNYALFPHMTVFENVAYGLRIRRLGEAEIRKRVEKALEMVRLPGFEQRYPHQLSGGQQQRCALARAIVIRPRVLLLDEALGALDKNLREEMQVELKQLQQELGVTTIHVTHDQEEALGMSDRIVLLNRGRVEQFGAPAELYENPQTEFVANFIGDANIFDARVLGAGPRGTVTARSEEGLTLTVALEDDRIRGRGRILVVVRPERVFIEENRPSHETNVFPGTIEAVVYHGNSAKIILHAACRRRLLVHEPSLGGRSRKERQRGQSVWVTWPPEAAQVIRA; encoded by the coding sequence ATGGTCGTGGCCTTGCTGGAGGTCGAATCACTGACAAAGCAATTCGGTCCTGTCCTTGCCCTGGATGACGTCTCTCTGGCCATCGAATCAGGCGAATTCGTGACTCTTCTCGGTCCCAGCGGCTGCGGGAAGACGACCTTTCTGAGGATCGTGGCCGGCCTTGAGAAGGCCACCCGGGGAAAGATCTATCTCGACGGCAGGTGTATCAACGACCTCCCACCGAACTACCATGAGATGGGATTGGTGGTTCAGAACTATGCCCTCTTTCCCCACATGACGGTCTTCGAGAATGTCGCCTATGGGCTCCGGATACGGCGGCTGGGAGAGGCCGAGATACGCAAGCGGGTCGAAAAGGCCCTGGAGATGGTCCGCCTCCCGGGCTTTGAACAACGCTACCCCCACCAACTGAGCGGCGGCCAGCAGCAGCGCTGTGCCCTTGCCAGAGCCATAGTGATCAGGCCTCGAGTTCTTCTCTTGGACGAGGCGCTCGGCGCCCTGGACAAGAATCTCCGCGAGGAGATGCAGGTGGAGCTGAAACAACTCCAGCAAGAGCTGGGAGTGACCACCATCCACGTGACCCATGACCAGGAAGAGGCCCTCGGCATGTCCGATCGCATCGTCCTTCTCAACCGGGGCCGGGTGGAACAGTTCGGGGCTCCTGCCGAGCTCTATGAAAACCCGCAGACGGAATTCGTGGCCAATTTCATCGGCGATGCCAACATCTTCGACGCCCGGGTTCTGGGTGCGGGTCCCCGGGGAACGGTGACCGCCCGGAGCGAAGAAGGGCTGACCCTGACCGTGGCCCTGGAAGACGACCGAATCCGGGGCCGAGGCAGAATCCTCGTTGTCGTTCGGCCCGAGCGCGTCTTCATCGAGGAGAACCGGCCCTCCCATGAGACCAACGTCTTTCCGGGAACAATCGAGGCTGTGGTGTATCACGGCAATTCGGCCAAGATCATCCTTCATGCGGCCTGCCGACGGCGTTTACTGGTTCACGAACCCAGCCTTGGGGGGCGGAGCAGAAAGGAACGTCAAAGGGGCCAGTCGGTCTGGGTCACCTGGCCTCCTGAGGCGGCACAGGTAATAAGGGCCTGA